A single genomic interval of Dromiciops gliroides isolate mDroGli1 chromosome 1, mDroGli1.pri, whole genome shotgun sequence harbors:
- the WDR6 gene encoding WD repeat-containing protein 6, producing the protein MEPPVGKAESLLLLAPVTALECVGDRVLAGEGPNLLIYCLETGRQLGVTQFVPSVLSHYYIHGIRELQSPASTQASETTLAVFGSKGLRVLTLSWAEETVKLTWLSQLCELHDWIWDLHWVQGPEKASSVLALALGHNSVVLYDHIHQQALREVHCEEMCIIYSACLVGKDWQELVLVAGTVFNQLVIWRPADFTNEERRVKVERRISGHNGVIFSICYMESKGLLASASDDRSIRVWRVGDLRAPPGLVQCILVCYGHQSRVWSVQLLDNYIISIGEDSACIVWNYVGEIVQTFKGHKGRSIRAVAVHKTQAWVVTGGADSSIRLWPLKGNRLQGNSLSPLGFSSFTKKGSPKALTLVSPSWLLVMTDVGAVYLYDLTVKRWKFILDDINYQSYNLLDAVQLPGGSVICALGNLEGHIKIFPLHYPQEAKELKIYKGKVHGLSWVTRQPQDPGRNDLCCALFASGPEGVLLWLDVSFCTLGRVDKVVEQRRYILPLCKQRWHTCLTFLPQGDFLVCGDRRGSLLLFLCGEATAEASGEGGRKSDSSADSDEDQGSERSLTPEEGAPVDLLFGIHGKQGVTSVTYHKDYVYSTGRDGSFQQLRVQGRRLQPLWKQRPCKGMDWVAGLSFAPDGNLLVLGFHSTDFLVWSPRTHEKLHIVPCGGGHRSWGYAQTPATMVFAYIKAGDVMVYRAQEEGSCSQAVLKESLHGRELTCVRYVGAVRTQEGGDTVDILVTSSEDTTVNILAFVAASSTVALLATINNHISSVRTLALCGADTDGAEPQAKLRRLLFSAGSRAEIQCYELLVTPDLNAQAGLTCQVTHLLSHRLDEHWDHQKNKHKIIKMDPETRYMSIVVVTSPQQFNFGLVLAAACSDGSVRLFLVDELARKLQLLAESFYHQRCVLKIQTLTYEARTGTR; encoded by the exons ATGGAGCCTCCTGTGGGGAAGGCAGAGTCGTTGCTGCTGCTCGCCCCTGTCACCGCCCTGGAGTGTGTGGGGGACCGAGTCCTGGCAG GTGAAGGGCCTAACCTACTAATCTATTGCTTGGAAACTGGCAGACAGCTTGGTGTAACCCAGTTTGTGCCAAGTGTCCTCTCTCATTATTACATCCACGGCATCAGGGAACTTCAGAGCCCAGCATCTACACAGGCATCAGAGACGACTTTGGCTGTCTTTGGAAGCAAAGGCCTCCGTGTTCTGACATTGAGCTGGGCAGAGGAGACAGTGAAGCTGACGTGGCTTTCCCAGCTTTGTGAGCTTCATGACTGGATCTGGGATCTTCATTGGGTCCAGGGCCCTGAAAAAGCCTCTTCTGTCCTGGCCCTAGCCCTGGGACACAACTCGGTGGTCCTTTATGACCACATCCATCAGCAGGCCTTGCGGGAGGTACACTGTGAGGAGATGTGTATTATCTATTCCGCTTGCTTGGTGGGGAAGGACTGGCAGGAGCTGGTGCTGGTTGCTGGTACTGTTTTTAACCAGCTGGTGATTTGGCGCCCAGCTgactttaccaatgaggaaagacGAGTCAAAGTGGAGAGAAGGATAAGTGGGCACAATGGGGTCATCTTCAGTATATGCTACATGGAGAGCAAAGGCCTTTTAGCTTCAGCCTCTGATGACCGAAGCATTCGGGTCTGGAGAGTGGGGGACCTGAGGGCCCCTCCTGGCTTAGTCCAGTGTATTCTGGTGTGTTATGGTCACCAGTCCAGGGTGTGGTCTGTCCAGCTTCTGGACAATTATATCATTAGCATTGGAGAGGATTCAGCTTGCATTGTGTGGAATTACGTTGGTGAAATAGTTCAGACCTTTAAAGGACACAAAGGTCGTAGCATCAGGGCTGTGGCTGTCCACAAAACACAAGCCTGGGTGGTCACAGGTGGAGCTGATTCAAGCATTCGACTTTGGCCCCTCAAGGGGAACAGGCTTCAGGGTAATAGTCTCTCACCTCTGGGCTTCAGCTCATTTACAAAGAAAGGATCTCCAAAAGCCTTAACTTTAGTCAGTCCTTCATGGCTTCTTGTGATGACTGATGTTGGAGCCGTTTATCTCTATGACTTGACAGTTAAACGGTGGAAGTTCATCTTGGATGATATCAATTACCAGTCCTACAATTTGCTGGATGCTGTTCAGCTACCTGGTGGTAGTGTGATATGTGCACTAGGGAACCTAGAGGGTCACATTAAAATATTTCCCCTCCACTACCCACAAGAGGCAAAGGAACTGAAGATTTATAAGGGGAAAGTCCATGGCCTAAGCTGGGTCACACGCCAGCCCCAGGATCCAGGTAGGAATGATTTGTGCTGTGCCCTTTTTGCTTCTGGCCCAGAGGGTGTCTTGTTGTGGCTAGACGTCTCCTTCTGCACTTTAGGAAGGGTAGACAAGGTGGTGGAGCAGCGTCGCTATATCCTGCCCCTCTGCAAACAAAGGTGGCACACTTGCCTCACCTTCTTACCCCAAGGGGACTTCCTTGTGTGTGGCGACCGCCGGGGCTCTTTGCTCTTATTTCTTTGTGGAGAGGCCACTGCTGAGGCAagtggagaaggaggaaggaagagtgacAGCAGTGCTGACAGTGATGAGGATCAAGGGTCTGAGCGTTCTCTCACCCCTGAGGAGGGGGCCCCTGTTGACCTTCTGTTTGGGATTCATGGGAAGCAGGGTGTTACCTCAGTGACCTACCACAAGGATTATGTCTATAGCACAGGCAGGGATGGCTCCTTCCAGCAGCTCCGTGTGCAGGGGCGACGGCTCCAGCCACTATGGAAACAAAGACCTTGCAAAGGCATGGACTGGGTGGCTGGGCTCAGCTTTGCGCCTGATGGAAACCTACTTGTCCTTGGCTTTCATTCTACTGACTTTTTAGTCTGGAGCCCTCGGACCCATGAGAAGCTTCACATTGTACCCTGTGGTGGAGGCCACCGTTCTTGGGGCTATGCCCAAACTCCAGCCACCATGGTCTTTGCCTACATCAAGGCTGGGGATGTCATGGTGTATCGGGCTCAGGAGGAGGGCAGCTGCAGCCAAGCAGTCCTGAAGGAGTCCCTGCATGGTCGAGAACTCACCTGTGTGAGGTATGTTGGAGCTGTGAGGACTCAGGAGGGGGGCGACACTGTTGACATCCTGGTCACAAGTAGTGAAGACACAACAGTGAACATTTTGGCTTTCGTAGCTGCTTCCTCCACAGTCGCTTTGCTTGCCACCATCAATAACCACATCTCTAGTGTTCGGACCCTGGCACTGTGTGGGGCAGATACTGATGGAGCAGAGCCACAGGCAAAACTCAGAAGGCTCCTTTTCTCTGCTGGCAGTAGGGCTGAGATACAGTGCTATGAACTCCTGGTCACTCCAGACCTCAACGCCCAGGCAGGGCTCACCTGCCAGGTTACCCATCTGCTTTCTCACCGGTTAGATGAGCACTGGGACCACCAGAAGAACAAGCACAAGATTATCAAGATGGACCCTGAAACCAG GTACATGTCCATTGTTGTGGTGACCAGTCCTCAGCAGTTTAATTTTGGCCTTGTCCTGGCTGCAGCCTGTAGTGATGGATCTGTGAG gctCTTTCTGGTGGATGAATTAGCTCGGAAGCTACAGCTCTTAGCAGAGTCCTTTTACCATCAGCGCTGTGTCCTGAAGATCCAAACACTGACATATGAGGCAAGGACTGGAACAAGGTGA